The following coding sequences lie in one Cotesia glomerata isolate CgM1 linkage group LG5, MPM_Cglom_v2.3, whole genome shotgun sequence genomic window:
- the LOC123265902 gene encoding putative leucine-rich repeat-containing protein DDB_G0290503: protein MELNEKLSSLIIEVKSPSFEVCSETCSIIEDEREKCDLTGSYHSNVINLTDAVISDKNKLSDAGSNSSIGKIENYKISDVGVKVSTPNLVNNKSMMKDTSSSLPIIKAENKSYQDHHDYSPIDELNNNNYKSFVSSSTDNPYSQSIEDNVILEKIDSKDNVPHELNNHVKILKVESFNNDCDNKNKILYKIQQLKPKKENLELSNDQNNIHDLLLNLQTLNQQTLTRVSQLEEILIKYEARSRRLEERFGALENFNCKKSSFESKIKNAFNVSSVQNKKDATEETLKEVNNETINYSKHQKIINMNSWTDNEESAVENLTISEDEEMIYQHEESSNVIIGWNKDEENTIENNLLFAEEVFDQVCNTNEKNLLMPGDNLEIMEDNKSIYQFEEWLDSSVSGFDNEINSILESNENISPPSSLENFEDFSEIKSLSNNEKDIKKENIFYPIDLLKNTSHDLTPSYGFLAFIPYFPQSNINNDFKKIQCFKIHLDISSLNAQMTAVDQKSLIDNKINSKMSNTEKIIREERPIAKIKQLFVVLDRNAVPNYLKKKNVKSFVEKKKSKKLQGINKNKSDDKKKNLKLKAELSVYNCAICKSKFTNLKLFNEHAKSHIKTKYACEEFSVNYRRPNLLRPHINKKKCFKCDCYDDKSSQSIALNRNVQKSSNQYFFRCKFCDFATAYSSNLQVHKLKHVHNAC from the exons atggaattaaatgaaaaattgagctctttaattattgaagttaaAAGTCCGAGTTTTGAG GTTTGTTCTGAAACTTGCAGTATAATAGAAGACGAACGTGAAAAATGTGACTTGACTGGGAGCTATCACTCAAATGTAATTAACCTTACTGACGCTGTAATTAGTGACAAAAACAAATTGTCTGATGCTGGTAGTAATTCGTCGATtggaaaaatagaaaattacaaaatttctg atgTAGGAGTTAAAGTATCAACACCTAATTTGGTAAACAATAAATCAATGATGAAAGATACTTCATCTTCATTACCAATTATCAAAGCAGAAAATAAATCTTATCAAGATCATCATGATTATTCTCCAATAGATGaattaaataacaacaacTACAAAAGTTTTGTCTCCAGCAGTACTGATAATCCTTATTCACAATCAATTGAAGACAATGTAATATTGGAGAAGATAGACAGCAAGGATAATGTTCCCCACGAGCTTAACAATCacgttaaaatattaaaagtcgaatcatttaataatgactgtgacaataaaaataaaatcctttataaaatacaacaattaaaacctaaaaaagaaaatttagaaCTGAGTAATGATCAAAACAATATTCATGACTTGTTATTAAATCTACAAACATTAAATCAGCAAACTTTAACTAGAGTATCTCAAttagaagaaatattaattaaatatgagGCTAGAAGTCGGAGACTAGAAGAACGCTTTGGagcattagaaaattttaattgtaaaaaatctagctttgaatctaaaataaaaaacgctTTTAATGTTTCTTCAGTGCAAAATAAAAAGGATGCAACTGAAGAAACTTTAAAGGAAGTTAATAATGAAACAATAAACTACAGTAAGCatcagaaaattataaatatgaattcTTGGACAGACAATGAAGAAAGTGCAGTTGAAAATTTAACGATCTCTGAAGATGAAGAAATGATTTATCAACATGAAGAATCATCGAATGTAATAATTGGTTGGAATAAGGATGAAGAAAATACAATTGAAAACAATTTGCTGTTTGCTGAAGAAGTTTTTGATCAAGTTTGTAAtactaatgaaaaaaatttgctaaTGCCTGGAGATAATTTGGAAATTATGGAggataataaaagtatttatcaGTTTGAAGAGTGGCTAGATAGTTCAGTTTCTGGTtttgataatgaaattaattctattttagAGTCAAATGAAAATATCTCGCCGCCTAGTTcgcttgaaaattttgaagatttctctgAAATTAAATCCTTATCAAATAATgagaaagatattaaaaaagaaaatattttttacccgattgatttattaaaaaatacttcacATGATCTAACGCCTTCATACGGTTTTTTAGCGTTCATTCCTTATTTTCCACAATCTAACATTaacaatgattttaaaaaaatccaatgctttaaaatacatttagaTATATCATCTTTAAATGCTCAGATGACAGCAGTTGATCAGAAAAGTTTAattgacaataaaattaattctaaaatgtcaaatactgaaaaaattatccgGGAAGAGAGGCCAAttgcaaaaataaaacaattattcgTTGTA cTTGATCGAAATGCAGTCCcgaattatttaaagaaaaaaaatgtaaaatcttttgttgaaaaaaagaaatctaaaaaattacaaggaattaataaaaataagagtgatgataaaaagaaaaatttgaaactgaAAGCAGAGCTTTCGGTTTATAATTGTGCTATTTGTAAAAgcaaatttacaaatttaaaattatttaatgagcaCGCTAAAAGTCACATCAAAACTAAATATGCTTGTGAAGAGTTCAGTGTGAATTATCGTAGACCAA aTCTATTGAGAccacatataaataaaaaaaaatgctttaaaTGTGACTGTTACGATGATAAATCTAGTCAATCAATTGCATTAAATCGGAATGTTCAAAAATCAAGTaatcagtatttttttagatGTAAATTTTGTGATTTTGCTACTGCATATTCATCTAATTTACAAGTACACAAACTGAAGCACGTTCATAATGCTTGTTGA
- the LOC123265317 gene encoding thyrotropin-releasing hormone-degrading ectoenzyme-like, producing MATSNLLISLVIFVIIILYGIFILSHATLSSASEQNRLPGHFIPVHYTINIIPYIEENNFTFDGESLILIEAKIESNIIILHAKNLQIKGNITLNNASNKYESNNYTIDIENDFLSVVFNEKIVQGNYTLHLKYYGVINDNLRGFYRSNYTDTFGDEQWLVSTYFEPNYARQAFPCWDEPAFKATFKISIKHNRRFTALSNTRFNSILSTNDSSNHVWTQFEKTPLMSSYLIAFIVGDLDYLAHSENKTFRIWTRKNAASRGEMLLSNGFKALKSLENFLGMSYQDHGFKKIDLVVIPEMMTFGIENWGIIFLKENDFFSTENIESKKIGKNDLIDLTHELNHNWFGNLVTHKWWKYLWLTEGLASYFSYFISDQIEKSWRVMDKFVLVRREDLFEYDSAYEAAVMNGDEEIENLWEYDRNYMNYYKGAVIIRMIKYVLGEENFRKGIRNYLNNNKFGVVTSDNFFNELTKVSGNMNVTLEKALNNWQSTPGYPMITINRNYGLNTATITQSRFLRQSNLTSTDQYWIPLNFATQDNMDFNDTAITHWLDPDSISLEISAPESDKWLISNKQQFGYYRVNYDDKNWQLIANYLNSENYYKIHYLNRAQLIDDAFTLAYEGYVSYSIVFELMEYLRYETDSLPWATFFNNIYRLHGSSLPHSSYYESYKKIISTLLKNIEKKVFVDKTTDENMIEMVLKESIIKWSCLFGSNLCKNYTLSIISKWLENFEENPLPMDLKSEILCGGMRYVDENTWNAVLMKYLENRDKDILQALSCTSNVTFLNKMLFLAMNNTFNELDRGDFFLSITAESNGLETILNFINDYRTQIEKSDSRYEFLEDGIISISYTVRNNSQFSKWEELLKNVIGEKEATDYLEEIRSEVDARLHVLEENSRDT from the exons ATGGCAACTTCAAATTTGCTTATATCATtggtaatttttgtaataattatcttGTATGGAATATTTATTCTATCTCATGCAACATTAAGTTCGGCAAGTGAACAAAATCGTCTTCCTGGTCACTTTATACCGGTCCATTATACAATTAATATAATCCCTTATATTGAAGAGAACAATTTCACATTTGATGGTGAATCtttgattttaattgaagCAAAAATTGAaagcaatataataattttacatgcaaaaaatcttcaaataaAAGGAAACATTACTTTAAACAATGCTAGTAATAAATATGAATCCAATAATTACACAATtgatattgaaaatgattttttgagtgtcgtatttaatgaaaaaatagtaCAAGGTAATTACACTTTACACTTGAAATACTATGGTGTCATTAACGATAATCTTCGAGGTTTTTATCGAAGTAATTACACAGATACATTTGGTGATGAACA atggtTAGTGTCGACTTACTTCGAACCCAATTATGCCCGTCAAGCTTTCCCATGTTGGGATGAACCAGCCTTTAAAGcgacttttaaaatttctattaaacaTAATAGGAGATTTACAGCACTATCAAATACTCGGTTTAATTCAATACTTAGCACTAATGATAGCAGTAATCATGTGTGGACTCAGTTTGAAAAAACTCCGCTAATGTCATCATATCTAATAGCTTTTATTGTGGGCGACTTAGATTATTTAGCTCACagtgaaaataaaacattCCGAATATGGACTAGAAAAAATGCTGCTTCTCGTGGAGAGATGCTATTATCAAATGGTTTTAAAGCATTGAAGTCGctggaaaattttcttggtatGTCTTATCAAGATCAtgggtttaaaaaaattgacttggtTGTGATACCTGAGATGATGACGTTCGGAATAGAGAACTggggaattatttttttgaa agaaaatgattttttttctacggaAAATATtgagagtaaaaaaatagggaaaaatgatttaattgatttaactCACGAATTAAATCACAACTGGTTTGGAAATTTAGTTACTCATAAGTGGTGGAAATATTTGTGGCTTACCGAAGGGTTAGCtagttatttttcatatttcatcAGTGATCAA ATTGAAAAATCATGGCGTGTGATGGATAAATTTGTTCTAGTTCGTCGTGaagatttatttgaatatgATTCGGCGTATGAAGCTGCAGTTATGAATGGTGATGAAGAAATTGAAAACCTTTGGGAATATGACCGAAATTatatgaattattataaag gtGCAGTTATCATAAGAATGATCAAGTACGTACTCggtgaagaaaattttagaaaaggAATAAGGAATTACTTAAACAATAA tAAATTCGGAGTAGTTActtcagataatttttttaacgagttGACTAAAGTGTCTGGAAATATGAATGTAACTTTAGAAAAAGCTCTTAACAATTGGCAAAGCACTCCAGGGTATCCAATGATTACAATTAATAGAAATTATGGATTAAATACAGCAACAATAACGCAATCCCGTTTTTTGCGACAATCTAATTTAACTTCTACTGATCAATATTGGATTCCCCTAAATTTTGCCACTCAGGACAACATGGACTTTAATGATACTGCAATCACTCATTGGCTTGATCCAGATTCAATTTCATTAGAAATTTCAGCGCCAGAATCGGATAAATGGCTCATAAGCAACAAACAACAATTCG GATATTATCGGGTAaattatgatgataaaaattggCAATTAATTGCAAACTATTTAAATTccgaaaattattacaagattcattatttaaatcgCGCTCAGCTTATTGATGATGCATTTACACTAGCATACGAGGGATATGTCTCTTACAGTATCGTTTTTGAATTAATGGAGTATCTTAGATATGAAACGGATTCTTTGCCATGGGCGACATTTTTCAACAACATATATCGATTACATGGATCATCATTACCACATTCTTCGTATTATGAAAGCTATAAG AAAATCATTTCAACTttgcttaaaaatattgaaaaaaaagtatttgttGATAAAACAACTGATGAAAACATGATTGAGATGGTTCTGAAGGAATCAATTATCAAATGGTCTTGTTTGTTCGGttcaaatttatgtaaaaattatactctCTCAATTATATCGAAGTGGctagaaaattttgaagaaaatcc gCTTCCAATGGATCTTAAATCTGAAATACTATGTGGAGGAATGCGTTATGTTGATGAAAATACCTGGAATGCCGTACTGATGAAATATCTAGAGAATCGAGATAAAGATATTTTACAAGCACTCAGTTGCACATCAAAcgttacatttttaaataaaatgttgtttttAGCGATGAACAATACATTTAATGAATTAGACAGgggggatttttttttgtcaattacAGCGGAAAGTAATGGTCTGGAAactatattgaattttataaatgattatCGAACTCAAATTGAGAAGAG cGATAGTCGTTATGAGTTTCTAGAAGATGGTATAATATCTATCAGTTATACTGTTAGAAACAACAGCCAATTTTCTAag TGGGAAGaactattgaaaaatgttATAGGAGAAAAAGAAGCAACGGATTATTTAGAAGAAATTCGCAGTGAAGTAGAtg cCAGACTTCACGTGCTTGAAGAAAATTCGAGAGACACTTAA
- the LOC123265897 gene encoding thyrotropin-releasing hormone-degrading ectoenzyme-like codes for MATSNLLKSSVIFVIIILYGIFILSHATLSSASEQNRLPGHFIPVHYTINIIPYIEENNFTFDGESLILIEAKIESNIIILHAKNLQIKGNITLNNATNKYESNNYTIDIENDFLSVVFNEKIVQGNYTLHLKYCGVINDNFRGIYRRNYTDTFGDKQWFVSTQFEPNYARRAFPCWDEPAFKATFQISIKHNRRFTALSNTRFNSILSTNDSSNHVWTQFEKTPLMPSYLIAFIVDDLDYLAHRENKTFRIWTRKNAASRGEMLLLHGFKALKSMENFLGMSNQDHGFKKIDLVVIPEMMAIGFENWGIFFLNEKIFFSTENIESKKIGKNDLIDLTHELNHNWFGNLVTHKWWDYMWLTEGLASYFSYFINDQIEKSWRVMDKFLLDCRKDLVLYDSVHKFAVMINDDGLKNFKRKDRPYMNYCKSPVIIRMIKNVLGEENFRKGIRNYLNNNKFGVVTSDNFFNELTKVSGNMNVTLEKALNNWQSTPWYPMITINRNYTSNKATITQSRLLRHSNLTSTDQYWIPLNFATQDDMDFNDTAITHWLDPDSISLEISAPESDKWLISNKQQFGYYWVNYDEKNWQLIANYLNSENYYKIHYLNRAQLIDDAFTLADMGYVSYSIVFELMEYFRYETDSLPWATLFNNLHQLHESSLPHSSYYESYKKMISTLLKNMEKKVFVDKTTDENMLEMVLKKSIIEWSCLFGSNLCKNYTLSIISKWLENFEENPLPMDLKSEILCGGMRYSDENTWNAVLMKYLENRDKDILQALSCTSNFTFSNQILFLAMNTTINESEWWDYFRALLKESHALEATLNFVNDYRTKIEKSDSRYEFLHDHILMIRHFVRNNNQFSKWGEQLKNVIGEKKATNYLVQIRRKVDGYNLELNSMKNYFERRIN; via the exons ATGGCAACTTCAAATTTGCTTAAATCATcggtaatttttgtaataattatcttGTATGGAATATTTATTCTATCTCATGCAACATTAAGTTCGGCAAGTGAACAAAATCGTCTTCCTGGTCACTTTATACCGGTCCATTATACAATTAATATAATTCCTTATATTGAAGAGAACAATTTCACATTTGATGGTGAATCtttgattttaattgaagCAAAAATTGAaagcaatataataattttacatgcaaaaaatcttcaaataaAAGGAAACATTACTTTAAACAATGCTACTAATAAATATGAATCCAATAATTACACAATtgatattgaaaatgattttttgagtgtcgtatttaatgaaaaaatagtaCAAGGTAATTACACTTTACACTTGAAATACTGTGGTGTCATTAACGATAATTTCCGAGGTATTTATCGAAGAAATTACACGGATACATTTGGTGATAAACA atggtTTGTGTCAACTCAGTTCGAACCCAATTATGCCCGTCGAGCTTTCCCATGTTGGGATGAACCAGCCTTTAAAGCgacttttcaaatttctattaAACATAATAGGAGATTTACAGCACTATCAAATACTCGGTTTAATTCAATACTTAGCACTAATGATAGCAGTAATCATGTGTGGACTCAGTTTGAAAAAACTCCGCTAATGCCATCATATCTAATAGCTTTTATTGTGGACGACTTAGATTATTTAGCTCACCGTGAAAATAAAACATTCCGAATATGGACTAGAAAAAATGCTGCTTCTCGTGGAGAGATGCTATTATTACATGGTTTTAAAGCATTGAAGTCGatggaaaattttcttggtatGTCTAATCAAGATCAtgggtttaaaaaaattgacttggtTGTGATACCTGAGATGATGGCGATTGGATTCGAGAACtggggaattttttttttgaa tgaaaaaatttttttttctactgaaAATATtgagagtaaaaaaatagggaaaaatgatttaattgatttaactCACGAATTAAATCACAACTGGTTTGGAAATTTAGTAACTCATAAGTGGTGGGACTATATGTGGTTAACCGAAGGGTTAGCtagttatttttcatatttcatcAATGACCAA ATTGAAAAATCATGGCGTGTAATGGATAAATTTCTTCTAGATTGTCGTAAAGATTTAGTTCTATATGATTCTGTACATAAATTTGCAGTTATGATTAATGATGATGGACTTAAAAACTTTAAGAGAAAGGACCGACCATATATGAATTAttgtaaaa gtCCAGTTATCATAAGAATGATCAAAAACGTACTCggtgaagaaaattttagaaaaggAATAAGGAATTACTTAAACAATAA tAAATTCGGAGTAGTTActtcagataatttttttaacgagttGACTAAAGTGTCTGGAAATATGAATGTAACTTTAGAAAAAGCTCTTAACAATTGGCAAAGCACTCCATGGTATCCAATGATTACAATTAATAGAAATTACACATCTAATAAAGCAACAATAACGCAATCCCGTTTATTGCGACACTCTAATTTAACTTCTACCGATCAATATTGGATTCCCCTAAATTTTGCCACTCAGGACGACATGGACTTTAATGATACTGCAATCACTCATTGGCTTGACCCAGATTCAATTTCATTAGAAATTTCAGCGCCAGAATCTGATAAATGGCTCATAAGCAACAAACAACAATTCG GATATTATTGGGTAaattatgatgaaaaaaattggcaATTAATTGCAAACTATTTAAATTccgaaaattattacaagattcattatttaaatcgCGCTCAGCTTATTGATGATGCATTTACACTAGCAGACATGGGATATGTCTCTTACAGTATCGTTTTTGAATTAATGGAGTATTTTAGATATGAAACGGATTCTTTGCCATGGGCGACATTATTCAATAACCTACATCAATTACATGAATCATCATTACCACATTCTTCGTATTATGAAAGCTATAAG aaaatgatttcaactttgcttaaaaatatggaaaaaaaagtatttgttGATAAAACAACTGATGAAAACATGCTTGAGATGGTTCTGAAGAAATCAATTATCGAATGGTCTTGTTTGTTCGGttcaaatttatgtaaaaattatactctCTCAATTATATCGAAGTGGctagaaaattttgaagaaaatcc gCTTCCAATGGATCTTAAATCTGAAATACTATGTGGAGGAATGCGTTATAGTGATGAAAATACCTGGAATGCCGTACTGATGAAATATCTAGAGAATCGAGATAAAGATATTTTACAAGCACTCAGTTGCACATCAAACTTTACATTTTCAaatcaaattttgtttttagcgATGAACACCACAATTAATGAATCAGAGTGGTGGGATTATTTTCGTGCACTTCTTAAGGAAAGTCATGCTCTGGAAGCTACATTGAATTTTGTAAATGATTATCGAACTAAAATTGAGAAGAG cGATAGTCGTTATGAGTTtctacatgatcatatattaaTGATCAGACATTTTGTTAGAAACAACAACCAATTTTCTAag TGGGGAgaacaattgaaaaatgttataGGAGAAAAAAAAGCAACGAATTATTTAGTACAAATTCGCAGGAAAGTAGATGGTTAtaatttagaattaaattcgatgaaaaattattttgaaagaaggattaattaa
- the LOC123265320 gene encoding serine/threonine-protein phosphatase 6 regulatory ankyrin repeat subunit A-like, giving the protein METPESRFLMKVKKEYASLRRNSKSIANPNMSINYRAYVNHTVLQMAVYFGHEEFVSDLLRMGANVNIVTCHWGTALHVAVAERRKSITKKLIKAGANVNKIGSKNYCTPIYNALMTSTFQHSIIEALLHNGVDLNDMCVKTLTNAGDLTPLEVAIYNKKPTIVAALLNYNANVNRININKQTPLDFAAGSSLIENIIKRHIVKMKAAGFEIIESNQSYEYFYCNSFCILLSSGYTALALKLNNK; this is encoded by the exons atggaaactCCTGAAAGCCGATTTTTgatgaaagttaaaaaagaatatGCATCACTGAGAAGGAATTCTAAATCTATTGCAAACCCAAATATGAGTATAAATTATAGGGCATATGTAAATCATACAGTTTTACAAATGGCAGTTTATTTTGGACATGAAGAATTCGTCTCTGACTTACTTCGTATGGGAGCTAATGTTAATATAGTAACTTGTCATTGGGGTACTGCTCTTCACGTGGCAGTCGCTGAAAGACGTAAATccataacaaaaaaattaatcaaagcTGGTGCGAACGTCAATAAAATAGgatctaaaaattattgtacacCCATTTACAATGCTTTGATGACTTCTACTTTTCAGCATTCGATTATTGAAGCACTACTTCATAACGGCGTTGAT CTTAATGATATGTGTGTTAAAACACTTACAAATGCTGGCGATTTAACACCTCTTGAAGTTGCAATCTACAATAAAAAGCCAACTATTGTAGCAGCGCTGTTAAATTATAACGCTAATGTTAATCgcattaatataaacaaacaGACGCCGCTTGATTTTGCAGCTGGTTCatctttaattgaaaatattatcaaaagaCATATTGTCAAGATGAAAGCTGCAGGgtttgaaattattgaaagtaatcaa tcATACGAGTACTTTTATTGTAACTCTTTTTGTATACTTTTGTCATCTGGCTATACTGCCTTggcattaaaattaaataataaataa